One window from the genome of Bufo bufo chromosome 4, aBufBuf1.1, whole genome shotgun sequence encodes:
- the LOC120998936 gene encoding olfactory receptor 13F1-like, whose amino-acid sequence MSGKEMGYNTEDIYFTFDFGNQTLFDTLFFIGFPHTLKTRILLFVGLLPIYILTILVNSFLICTVIFSPQLHTPMYYFLCNLSFIDMFYSSNHDLKMLFDVFTVERRISVTGCLTQMYFGLILGGTEFVLLAVMAYDRFIAICFPLHYTIIMSWRTCKYITVIMWSGNIILSVIPTIGKPFLFCRGNQVNHFVCESVVLLELICGNIVFYELFIFIGSLFSLFLPFVFIVFSYICIIISILNLSSVDSRSKTFSTCASHLIVVFIIYGTCMTTYMRQEKGDSSSVKYVSIIYIIIAPLLNPFIYSLRNKEVKKAFWKMLTRYSVPHSL is encoded by the coding sequence GgttacaacactgaagatatatattttacatttgaTTTTGGAAACCAAACCTTGTTcgatacacttttttttattggttttccTCACACCCTGAAGACGAGAATTTTATTGTTTGTTGGTTTGTTACCTATTTATATATTGACCATTTTAGTGAACAGTTTTCTGATTTGCACTGTTATCTTCAGTCCTCAGTTGCACACACCCATGTATTATTTTCTCTGCAATTTGTCTTTTATTGACATGTTTTACTCATCAAATCATGATCTAAAAATGTTGTTTGACGTATTTACTGTAGAAAGAAGAATTTCGGTGACCGGCTGCCTGACACAAATGTACTTTGGTTTGATTCTAGGGGGTACTGAGTTTGTGTTATTGGCTGTCATGGCGTATGACCGGTTTATCGCCATTTGCTTTCCCTTACATTACACCATCATCATGAGCTGGAGGACATGTAAATACATCACAGTCATTATGTGGTCAGGGAATATAATTTTATCCGTAATCCCGACCATAGGAAAACCTTTTCTATTCTGTAGAGGAAACCAGGTCAATCATTTTGTTTGTGAGAGTGTAGTCCTTCTAGAGTTGATCTGTGGAAACATTGTCTTCTAtgaattatttatatttattgggAGCTTGTTTAGTCTATTCTTACCATTTGTTTTCATTGTTTTCTCTTACATCTGTATCATTATATCGATATTAAATCTCAGCTCAGTAGATAGCAGATCAAAGACATTTTCCACATGTGCTTCACACTTGATTGTGGTTTTTATTATCTATGGGACGTGTATGACCACGTACATGAGGCAAGAAAAAGGGGATTCATCCAGTGTAAAATATGTTTCTATAATATATATCATCATTGCTCCTTTATTAAATCCTTTCATTTACAGTTTAAGGAATAAAGAAGTGAAAAAAGCATTTTGGAAAATGTTGACCAGATATTCAGTTCCACATTCATTATAA